TCACCTCTCAGGCTATGTGAGTGACGGATTTGCCTATCACTCGCCCTACAGGCTTACACCAGTACAACCACTGACTGGCCCCACTACCTTCCTGCGTCACCCCATCGCTTGCCTACTACCAGCCAAGGTCCCATGCATCACCCCACTCGAGGTCCGAAGACCTTCCCGGGAGATCAGGATGGTTAGTACAACTGATTCAGCATGGGCGCGGATACACGGGTACGGGAATATCAACCCGTTGTCCATCGACTACGCCTGTCGGCCTCGCCTTAGGTCCCGACTCACCCTGGGCGGATTAGCCTGGCCCAGGAACCCTTGGTCATTCGGCGGCAGAGTTTCTCACTCTGCTTTCGCTACTCATGCCTGCATTCTCACTCCCACACCCTCCACACCTGGATCACTCCGGCGCTTCCACGGATGCAGGACGCTCCCCTACCCACCCCACCCACTACACAGAAGTCCGTAAACCTCTGCGGATGTCATGGTGGAGTGCCGCGGCTTCGGCGGTGTACTTGAGCCCCGCTACATTGTCGGCGCAGGATCACTTGACCAGTGAGCTATTACGCACTCTTTCAAGGGTGGCTGCTTCTAAGCCAACCTCCTGGTTGTCTTCGCGACCCCACATCCTTTTCCACTTAGTACACGCTTAGGGGCCTTAGCCGGCGATCTGGGCTGTTTCCCTCTCGACTACGAACCTTATCGCCCGCAGTCTCACTGCCACACTCTCACTTACCGGCATTCGGAGTTTGGCTGACGTCAGTAACCCTGTGGGGCCCATCGGCCATCCAGTAGCTCTACCTCCAGTAAGAAACATGTGACGCTGCACCTAAATGCATTTCGGGGAGAACCAGCTATCACGGAGTTTGATTGGCCTTTCACCCCTACCCACAACTCATCCCCTCCATTTTCAACTGAAGTGGGTTCGGGCCTCCACGACGTCTTACCGACGCTTCACCCTGGCCATGGGTAGATCACTCCGCTTCGGGTCTAGACCCGGCGACTCAAACGCCCTATTCAGACTCGCTTTCGCTACGGCTACCCCACACGGGTTAACCTCGCCACCGAGCACTAACTCGCAGGCTCATTCTTCAAAAGGCACGCCATCACCCGCCCCGAAGGCACAGGCTTTGACGGATTGTAAGCGTCCGGTTTCAGGTACTATTTCACTCCCCTCCCGGGGTACTTTTCACCTTTCCCTCACGGTACTAGTCCGCTATCGGTCACCAGGAAGTATTCAGGCTTACCGGGTGGTCCCGGCAGATTCACAGCAGATTCCACGAGCCCGCTGCTACTTGGGGACACCGTCACGCAAGACCATGTGTTTTCAGCTACCGGACTCTCACCGACTACGGCAGACCATTCCAGGCCACTTCACCTAACACACAGCTTTTTGACTCACGCTTCCACAGGCAGATGGAAGAAGACGAACCCCACAACCCCACACACACAACCCCTACCCGGTATCACATGCGCATGGTTTAGCCTCCTCCGCTTTCGCTCGCCACTACTCACGGAATCACAATTGTTTTCTCTTCCTATGGGTACTGAGATGTTTCACTTCCCCACGTTCCCCCCACACAGCCTATACATTCAGCTGGTGGTAACACGACATCACTCGTGCTGGGTTTCCCCATTCGGACACCCTCGGATCACAGCTCGTTTGACAACTCCCCGAGGACTATCGCGGCCTACCACGTCCTTCATCGGCTCCTGGTACCAAGGCATCCACCGAACGCCCTTACACACTTACAACAACACCTACAAACAACCCCCACAAGGAGGATCGAATGTAGACATCACACAAACACTCAAAACATTATCTGCTAAATCACAGACCAGCACCCCAACAACGTTGGAGCATTGGTTTGAAATAAAGATGCTCGCATCCACTATGCACTTCTCAAACAACACACGCCGATCACCACTTGGCCGCTCCACACCCCATCACACGATGCATCAGCACGACCTCACGATGACCAGCTCAGAGAAAACGTGTGTTCTCTCAGAACCCCGATAGTGTGTTGGGAGCAGCGAGCCAGTCACCCGGCAAGCTCACCACCAGCGCCCGCCCATATGAGGCCGGCACCTTGCGTGGCGTGTTTGATGTTTCACCCTCGAACACACACGCGCCGCAGAACAAACGCCTGCTGAAACACGTGTTGTTGTGTGCTCCTTAGAAAGGAGGTGATCCAGCCGCACCTTCCGGTACGGCTACCTTGTTACGACTTCGTCCCAATCGCCGATCCCACCTTCGACAGCTCCCTCCCACAAGGGGTTAGGCCACCGGCTTCGGGTGTTACCGACTTTCATGACGTGACGGGCGGTGTGTACAAGGCCCGGGAACGTATTCACCGCAGCGTTGCTGATCTGCGATTACTAGCGACTCCGACTTCATGGGGTCGAGTTGCAGACCCCAATCCGAACTGAGACTGGCTTTAAGGGATTCGCTCCACCTCACGGTATCGCAGCCCTCTGTACCAGCCATTGTAGCATGTGTGAAGCCCTGGACATAAGGGGCATGATGACTTGACGTCATCCCCACCTTCCTCCGAGTTGACCCCGGCAGTCTCCTGCAAGTCCCCGGCATAACCCGCTGGCAATACAGGACAAGGGTTGCGCTCGTTGCGGGACTTAACCCAACATCTCACGACACGAGCTGACGACAGCCATGCACCACCTGTACACCAACCACAAGGGAACGACTATCTCTAGCCGCGTCTGGTGTATGTCAAACCCAGGTAAGGTTCTTCGCGTTGCATCGAATTAATCCACATGCTCCGCCGCTTGTGCGGGCCCCCGTCAATTCCTTTGAGTTTTAGCCTTGCGGCCGTACTCCCCAGGCGGGGTACTTAATGCGTTAGCTACGGCACGGATCCCGTGAAAAGGAACCCACACCTAGTACCCACCGTTTACGGCGTGGACTACCAGGGTATCTAATCCTGTTCGCTACCCACGCTTTCGCTCCTCAGCGTCAGTTACTACCCAGAGACCCGCCTTCGCCACCGGTGTTCCTCCTGATATCTGCGCATTTCACCGCTACACCAGGAATTCCAGTCTCCCCTGTAGTACTCAAGTCTGCCCGTATCGCCTGCACGCCTGCAATTGAGTTGCAGAATTTCACAGACGACGCGACAAACCGCCTACGAGCTCTTTACGCCCAGTAATTCCGGACAACGCTCGCACCCTACGTATTACCGCGGCTGCTGGCACGTAGTTGGCCGGTGCTTCTTCTCCAGGTACCGTCACTTCCGCTTCGTCCCTGGTGAAAGAGGTTTACAACCCGAAGGCCGTCATCCCTCACGCGGCGTCGCTGCATCAGGCTTGCGCCCATTGTGCAATATTCCCCACTGCTGCCTCCCGTAGGAGTCTGGGCCGTGTCTCAGTCCCAGTGTGGCCGATCACCCTCTCAGGTCGGCTACCCGTCGTCGCCTTGGTAGGCCATTACCCCACCAACAAGCTGATAGGCCGCGGGCCCATCCCACACCGCAAAAGCTTTCCACCAACCACCATGCGACAGTTGGTCATATCCGGTATTAGACCCAGTTTCCCAGGCTTATCCCAGAGTGCAGGGCAGATCACCCACGTGTTACTCACCCGTTCGCCACTCGAGTACCCAGCAAGCTGGGCCTTTCCGTTCGACTTGCATGTGTTAAGCACGCCGCCAGCGTTCGTCCTGAGCCAGGATCAAACTCTCCATGAAAAAATGCAGAAACCAAACCAGCCCGAAAGCCGACGTTTCAACACAAAATCTTCAACCAGGAAAGCAAAACCTGACCAAAATAATCCTCAAAAAAACTGGCATCAAAAAATAAACTCATCAGCGTCACGCGACATCAAAGCCGCGGACGCATCATCCAAGCAAACCATCTGACACCACAATGTGGCATCAAACAATCCACCAACACACTATCGAGTTCTCAAAGAACACACACCCACCAGACGTCCTCGATGTGAAGCCGGCTCCGATGGGCTCTCCCAGAGCGCGAGAAATTCTTACGCTCTTGTTCTCGGGAGTGGCCCGCACAGGCGGCCCGAGCGAGTGGCTCGGGCACTGTTGCTTCCCCGGGGCTTGCGGCTCCGGGGGAGTTGCTCTCTGCGGTGCGTCGATTAAGTTACACAGGCGCGAACAACGCGTCAAATCGCCAGGTCAGAGGCCTAGTCTGGCGCCGGCGAAGCTTTTCTTGCCGCGACGCACCACCAACCACCGCCCGTGGAGCAGATCGGCGTCGGCCGGCTGCCACTCCGGGTCGGTGATCTTGGTGTTGTTCACGTACGCGCCGCCCTCGGACACTGCGCGGCGAGCAGCCTTGTTGGACTCCGACAGCTTCGTGTCGACCAGCAACTCGATGATCGTCGGACGGGCCTCGCCGTACTCGGCGATCGAGGTCTCCCCGACCGCGGCCGCGAGGGTCGCCTCGTCGAGTTCATCGAGCTCGGCCCGACCGAACAGTGCCTGGCTGGCCAGTTGGACCGCATCGGTGTTGGCCTGACCGTGGATGAGGGTCGTCATCTCGGCGGCGAGTGTGCGCTGTGCGCGCCGCAGGTGCGGGGTCTCGGCGGTGGCACGTTCGAGTTCGTCGATCTCCTCGCGCCCCAGGAAGGTGAACCAGCGCAAGTAACGGATTACATCGGCGTCCGCCGTGTTCACGAAGTACTGGTACCAGGAGTAGGGGCTCGTCAGGTCCGGGTCGAGCCACAGACTGCCCCCACCAGTGGACTTGCCGAACTTCTTGCCGTCCGACGAGGTCACGAGCGGAACCGTCATCCCGTGCAGTGCCGAGCCGTCGAGACGACGGGCCAGATCCACGCCGCCGACGATGTTGCCCCACTGGTCGGAACCACCGATCTGCAGCACACATCCGTACCGGCGATTCAGTTCGACGAAGTCGTTCGACTGCAGGAGCAGGTAGCTGAACTCCGCGTAACTCATGCCGTCGGCTTCGAGGCGTCGCTTCACCGTGTCACGCGCGAGCATCACGTTCACCGAGAAGTGCTTACCCAGGTCGCGGAGGAACTCGACCGCCGACAGCTTGCCGGTCCAGTCCAGGTTGTTCACCACCACGGCGCCCGTAGGGGTGTCGTCGATGTCGACGAACCGTCGAAGCTGCGCGTCGATACGCGCGGCCCACTCGGCGACGGTGTCCGTCGAGTTCATCGTCCGCTCCCCCACGTCGCGGGGATCACCGATCAGACCGGTGGCACCGCCCGCTAGGACGATCGGACGATGACCCGCCAACTGGAAACGCTTGAGGGTCAGCAACGGGACGAGGTGACCGGCGTGCAGACTCGCCGCCGTCGGGTCGAAGCCCGCGTACAACGTGACCGGTCCGTTCGCGAGGGCCTCCCCCAGTGCACCGAGATCGGTGGACTGGGCGATCAGCCCGCGCCATTGCAGTTCGTCGAGGATGTCGACGGTGGCGGGGACGGCAGTCGGCCGGGAGGACTCGGCCGGTCGGGGGGTTCGACGTTGTCAGCACTCACCCCTCGATCTTGTCATCCGACGAGATCGAGGTGCGGTGGAGGTGACGCCCGCAAGCGGGCTACTCCGGCTGAGAACCGACGATGCGCTCGTGCTCGGCGTCGTCGACCGTGCGCGCCTCGTCGACGAGCATCACCGGGATGCCGTCGGAGTCGATGCGGTAGGCGACATGCAGCCGCGGGTTGTAGAGCTCGTCGCCGGCGTCGACCAGCGGACCGTGGTCCTGCGGGCAGGCCAGGCGTTCGCGCACGATCGGGTCGATGGCCTCAGCGCGTGTCGTCACCCGGATCAGCCTAGGGCATTGCGCGTCGAGGACCCGCTCCAGTCCAGCTTCTCCGCCACGGTCCTCGTGTACCTGCGATAGCGCCCTTCGTCGTCGCGATACCAGACGCGCGCACCCGGTTTCGGAAGTCCGTCCTCGACCAGACCGGTGCTG
The genomic region above belongs to Gordonia hongkongensis and contains:
- the tyrS gene encoding tyrosine--tRNA ligase — encoded protein: MLDELQWRGLIAQSTDLGALGEALANGPVTLYAGFDPTAASLHAGHLVPLLTLKRFQLAGHRPIVLAGGATGLIGDPRDVGERTMNSTDTVAEWAARIDAQLRRFVDIDDTPTGAVVVNNLDWTGKLSAVEFLRDLGKHFSVNVMLARDTVKRRLEADGMSYAEFSYLLLQSNDFVELNRRYGCVLQIGGSDQWGNIVGGVDLARRLDGSALHGMTVPLVTSSDGKKFGKSTGGGSLWLDPDLTSPYSWYQYFVNTADADVIRYLRWFTFLGREEIDELERATAETPHLRRAQRTLAAEMTTLIHGQANTDAVQLASQALFGRAELDELDEATLAAAVGETSIAEYGEARPTIIELLVDTKLSESNKAARRAVSEGGAYVNNTKITDPEWQPADADLLHGRWLVVRRGKKSFAGARLGL
- a CDS encoding Trm112 family protein, with protein sequence MTTRAEAIDPIVRERLACPQDHGPLVDAGDELYNPRLHVAYRIDSDGIPVMLVDEARTVDDAEHERIVGSQPE